The following DNA comes from Pieris napi chromosome 18, ilPieNapi1.2, whole genome shotgun sequence.
AGCACAGATAACGAAGTTGTAGCGAATCGTAGATACGCACTAAAAATGTTAGGTAAGTCATGTCATGTATGACAATTTGAAAATCAATATCTCGAAGAAATCTATATTCTATTCAGAAAAGCCGAAGACAATTGAAAACATTAAACAGACAGatactattaaaaacatattaaatgaacTAATGGAAAATAAGCAacaaaacctaaaaaatattGCTGAGAAATTTGTGCTCGaaaaattcattcattcatcAATGGATGAATATGTTTGAAAATGAATGCATTCGTTTTGACTAGTTATGATGATTTCGGGATGCGCTTGAAATCTACGATTACGACGTAGAAACCACAACACTATCTGTaagtcaatatttaaatatttatgccATAATTTTAAAGCTTACTCTTGGATTAAAATAGACTAAATATACCTGCCAAGAACCCACTTTCACGGCTGCATATCGTACCTCCGCTCAAATAACGTCACAACTCCAAAAACTACATTTTTCAGGAAAGACATTTAAAGTTTACCCAACttaatttgtttagtttttggatcataattaaaaagggAACTATTTTAGAAGAAAACTTTCTTCACCGagttataatgtttttttaagctctataaattcatattattagtaatctgAAAATCCtgaaaaaaacattgaaataatCTGGGTTGTGACActatatgtacaaaaaatacaaagttttattataatttgtttattataatgacacaagtatttttaacttgtaatgaaatacaatatattctttaatataaCGTGTATTACACACATATTAGACTTTGAAAtgcctttttatataaagacaattaaattttcaaacttataactgaaaaaaaaacaactttctatcaaaattaaataatctatgTACTTCAAAACGATCaacagtttaattaaaacgagGGTAGTACACCTCTATAgcattgaaaaaataaatcaaattaaggaacttataatttacaacgtcttaactgaaaaataaacaattcacACTCTatcactataatatataaacactctatgaaaattaaataatctagGTATTtcaatacttatttaaaatcacaatTTGTAACAGTAAGTCTAAAAATGAACttctatcaaaataaaatactttaagtaCTTATAACAATCAGCTGTGCAATAACACGAGAGTAGacagtgtaataaaaaataattaaacttataaactattataaaagttGGCATAAAAACTAGGAATGTGGTTGTTAAGAAGTAATGTCATTAAGTCATTCTTTTTCCGTTCCTTAATCTCTATTTTAGCAGCATAAACTTGCTTTAGATCAggaactattatttttttatttcgagaAAGTAAATTAGTTTCAGACCATTCAATGTCAGTGTACGACGTTttgtactttaaaatatttggtgCGGCTTTGGTAATCATCATCATTTTAACTTCAGAAATCTTTAGCTTATTTAAAGTAGTAATACCTAGATCACTAactaatctttttaaattaataaaatcggtGTGTGATAGTTCATTAACTCTTAGTGGTTCCCCAGTTTTCTTAGcctctttaattatttgtacgtACTGACTTGGCACGTAAATTGGACCAGTTTTCAAGGAACGTTTTATTTGCTTTTCGATTACCGAATGTATGGCATCACCTTCGTTTTGCGTATGTCCGGCtatcaaaaatttatgagtaatagaatttaaattactaaactTCAATATTGCATACATGTACAATCCaacaataaacttatttttgttttggccGCAACAGTTATCcgaataaaaaactatatcaGCTAGTTGGTCACCCTCGTAATCATGCAattctttttctatatatttaagcAAACAGCTACCAATCTCATCTGAACCCCGATTACCCTGACCCTCGTGCCAAAAATAACAATCGGTAATACTGTTATTTACAATAGTGTCTCCATTGTAACTATCGTCTTCAGTCTGTtgcctttttttcttttttcccgATTCTTCTGCTTTCAATTTGCTTATCGTAAagttcatattatttaatttgctcttataataaaaaacagaaaCATCACCACGAGGTACCTGTAAAACTGCTTGTAAATCGTATACAGATACAATCaggtttttgttttcttttaggGCTATTTTATCTCGCTTTTTTTCTTCCCTGGATAAAACCTTGTCCACTAAATGttcatcatatttttttttgagcaACAGTTTACTTTCGGGAACTGCATTTTCATAAGCTACACATAATTCACATCTGTCTTTTTTTGGCACAAAAAATCCTAAATTAAATTCACCGTTAAAAATACGACTGTACATTACGTAGTTTCCAAAGTTGCGTCCATCTTGTTTACATTCATTCACATAATCTCTATGTAAGTCAGATATAGTCTTTCCTCCATCAATGTATTCTCGTGTTGTTTGTGCTCTTAAATAATGACTTTCAATTTTCGGTATACGTTTTATATGATTTCTTATATCATTTTTTATAGTGTCACCTACAGTATAATGTTTACCGTGTTTCCCTCTTTCATCTTCTTTCAAAAATCCTCCAGTAGATTTCTCTGTTACAGTTCTaattgttctatcattaatatccaatgtatttttaaacattgttttgcaAACCCTTTTTAATGAACCTTCAACCTCAAAGTAAAATGCATAGTTGATTTTTCGATTTTTCTGTGCTTTGGTAGACCGAAACTTTATCTCTATCTGTTGTATGTGTTTGTGAATGAATAGTCTCTGTTTCTCTAAATCTTTCAAAGCCCAATAAGAATCAAAGATTTGAATTCTTATTTCATCGGTAAGAAAATAGCTGCATTTAAGTCTACAACCTTCTCCACAACTTGGTTTCatttgtttcttagaaatattTCGTCCGGACTTCGTTTGATAGGGTAATCCAGAGTTTCGTAAAACTTTTGTTATATTCTGCTTCCATTGTGCCTCTCCACGGCGTCTCTTACGTGTATTGAAATTTCCCTGTACTACGGTCTCGTTTGGTATTGGAGAATGAATactatttaagttaatttcttTGGAAGTTGAAGGCAAGCATTCATTGTTGTCttgatttgtttgtttattaagtGACAATAGTACAGAGGTAGATGTTGGAGAATTTCTATTAGACGAAGGAGTATCAGAAGAGGATGAACTAGATGAAGATGAACTAGATGAGGATGAACTAGACGAAGAGGAATTTGTAGATGAAGTACTAGATGATCGCTGACGAGAAACTACTAAATTCTTGCTACGCTTTTTGGAAGACAATTTATAATCACGATCTTTAACAGAATCGTCTGTTTCTTCACCCGTAGATTCGGGTTCTTGCAAATTACAGTCTTCATTCTCTATTCTATTACATTCTACCTGTAAGTTGGGAATGTGTGTAGTAGGTTcatttatatgataatatgTATTCTCTTTATTTGACGTGTCACAATTTTCTTCTACATCTTTTGGTTGCGTATCTTCCGCCACAATAGACAAGTCATCAGTTACTGTGTTATGATGGTCATTGGGTTCCAGACATAATGACAATATTTTTCTGGATCTGGACATAGTTACAAGTGACACCGCCAAACCGAATAACACCTGAGAACAAGATGAACAACACAAttagttaaaaacaattaaatacctacctaaacattttttaaggttttaaactaaaaaaaaaacaacaatgtGGCCTCagggaattaaaaaaaaacattatgcGTAAACAGtacctaaaataattttatactatcactatacgataattttaaattaataaatctatcactttattaataatcatagTCAAAAACACGAGCATAATTGAAGACAAATCAGTTTTCTTGCTGAcacatagttttattttcagtcgttttatttatgaataaagtcAAAATTCAACATAATTCAgatttattatctaataaaacatattgtgCCATCATCCCGATCACATATACTGTCATACATTAGTACAGGTCAGTATTAGTGATAAACAgacatgtttaataatataatttcaatcaCGTATACCGTCGTAACTCTGCATAGGTCAGTATTAGTGATTAACAAATGTGTAAATTGAATTGTTTCAATCCCGTATACCGTCGTTACTCTGCATAGGTCAGTATTAGTGATAAACAaacatgtttaataatataatttcaatcaCGTATACCGCCATAACTCTGCATAGGTCATTATTAGTGATTAACAAATGTGTAAATTGAATTGTTTCAATCACGTATACTGGCATAACTCGACAAGCATCAGTTTAGTtgcaaaaaagaaaataaaatgttacttaCCTCGTTTACAAAGACTGTCTTGATTCGACACAATTCACTTTTACTGAACAACGCCCGTATGACCACCTCGCGCAAGTCGTAACATGACACTGTTTATGTTCGCCGCGGCACAACTTTCGGTAAACAATAGAACGTCACAAGTGCCATCTAGGGACAAATAATTGAACTACGTCTATGACGATTTATGAGCATGAAgtatgtgttattctgataCGAATGGTACAATTAAAGTCATTTGACATTTTATCGAGTTATGACGTTATTTGAGCGGATGTGCGATATGTATAAACAGAGAAGTTTTTTCAATAATGTAAACTCCCGTTTCTTTCCAATTATTACTGTACCATTAAAAATGAATGAAGCGCCTGTGGGTCTACACCAtagtacaaattttaaattccttataaactaaagagttaatacaagagaaaataaaaacatttttcttatgtaattagatctgttatattaatttgttctaaatatatttatctttttaggAAATAATGCAGAGCTTCTTCAAGAGGAAGACCTGTGGTCCGGTCTGTGGCAGAAACACGCGCCAAATATATCGCGAGACAAACAAGGATTCTTTGAACAAGCACAGGTACTTTCAGTTTTTGTTCCCATTAATATTTTGTCTGCAGTTTATATAGTataactagctgcccccgcgaacttcgtttctccttaaagCCTAGCCTATCTTTTTATAACTAACCAACATTTTGCTATGATACCAGAGACTGTttggttttccggaatgaaaactgaCGTTTTCTgtgattattgttatataaacctcagagatctaagttcttaactaacaaataaaaaataagggttgtatgctgctgtatcataaaaaaataaaaacatttttgtctaaaacaccccttatcacttaggggtttgaaagatagataattgcagattctcagacttactgaatatgcataaaaaaagtCGAGTAATTTCGGAGGAGAATGggaacaaacattgtgacacgagaattttatatatattagataatcaGAATTTTGAAAAGGACACAGGTatcttaaaatttaagtaaacgTTTACTCActataagttatattataaacaacatCTAAATGAGCAAATAACATTTTCAGACtaaaaaacaatagttttattataaccatTGGGCTTGCActcaatattttcttttccttgataatttttgattaattttcctTTAAAGACAAGTTTTAGGTTGCTTTTCATACCATGGTTTCTGTCACCCAGTATTATTTGGGTATTGGGTTTGCAAAATTATATTGGGCTAACAGTCTAGCGCCTATATAATAGGGTAACACTAACACACAAGGTTCCTATTAGAATaaagcaaatattttattgcatataATTGATATTTCAGGCAGCATAATATGATGTAGAGATGGCCAAATTGAAGCCGAAAGAAGGAGTATTCTGCAAATCCATCATCatacaataaacatttaaatacccTTTCCCCAGGACACTTTCTTATTGGACGACCATTAACCTCAGTGCCTTCTAAAGGTCTTGGTGAATTCAAATTTAGTCACTTACAAAGGTACCAGAGAATTGAGCAATTAAGGCATCACTTTCGGAGACGATGGCAAAAGGAGTACGTGGCGGAATTACAACAGCGCACTAAATGGAGAGAGAACAAATCTGCCAATCTTAATATTGGGGACCTAGTGCTGATAGCCGAGCACAATACTGCTCCTCTCTGCTGGAAGTTAGGTCGAGTGCAGTGGCTGAGAAATGGCTTGGATGGAGTGTCCAGAGAGTTGCCGGTACAAGAAGAATAAAAAAGAATGTTGAAAGAGTTTCAACGGCCGGGAGTATGTTGCGACATTGCGCAAGTTTTATATCAGgcgcattttaaaattataattgtaaggCGGGGCGACGTGCGCCAAAAAGCTGAAACCTCCAGGAATTAAATCGGTTATTCAAGGCTCAAGTCAACTGTAGTTTCcagtatttatattaaataataaggaTAATAGggatcttaaaaataaataaaacaaattaatatttttttatttatttgctcaacAGTATCCAAACAATTACATTGTACACAAAAGcaaaaaacggaatacacattcaaaCATAAGGCACagtacttataatatatatttaatataaaggaaGAATAAAAAAGATATCAGAGTTTTTTATCTATCCATTTTCTATctattattagaaataaatatttggaaATGTAAGGTTGAGCTTAGTCACCTATCTATTTGGATATCTTGTTAATGATAATATCTATTTAAGACTTTCCTAAGGTATTGTgtcaaattgtaattattttggaTTTCAAATTTATGAATGCAGAGAGACAGCATAATATAACAAGAATGATTATACACCATTCTAatgatgtttaaaatattatgtattgaataaattttattaaaaacttttagttttaatgatACAAAGCTCATAGGTAAACAAGGCAAGTCATACTAActcaattttgtattataatatacaggtGATTTAGATGCAGAATGAGACAATGAATAACGAGAGTCATCATACAAAGTACTATATAGTATAACTAAGATATGATCAAGTAAAACtgaaaaatagtattttgcCAACTACTAATTACCCATAATTAGTCTTTAATAATTGCAAAGCAAGGGTTGAAGCTAAAACAAtgttaactttaataaaaatataatagtttcattatacaaacttaagtttaatttaccttacaaaataatacataatgtgTAACAgcatgtattaaaaaaatatgtaaaggaAGCTAATAATCTATGAGTAAGAAGTAATGGACTCACCAAAGTACTGTGAGGACTCGAGAATGGTCTCCACCATCAATTTGAGGTGGCCGCTCACAATTacatgaaatgaaatagtttattcttgcaagtaggactatataaatcacttttacaatgtCTTCCTAAGCTAGATGAAGTCGAGTCGCACTTTATAAATGTACAATATTCTCCTAATAAATATAGCTAGTGATTAGGTCTATTAtcaatatagaaaatatgttaactCTGCACAGCATATATAGAACTTAATATCAATTTGTACCACGATATGTCTTGTCAGTACTTTGGtttacacatataaatattatacaaaattaaagcAATGCGCACATAACTGTAATCTCAATTTGTCAACGTATCACAccatttcaaaacaaaaaccaCCTTTTCTTCGACTCGGAGTAGCGTAGCGTAGTACTAATTAAAGAGTATGCGCCTCGCATACCTTACTTCTTCAAATATATCCATTGATTTCCACGAGTAAAAAAGACAGGAATTCGAACACTGATACACTCAGTACTCACTTACTAAAACGCCATCAAAActtacaataatatacttaaaacactaattttctaaataaaacaactttaaTATGTAAACGACCACCATAATAGAACATTAATTTGACACTAGTTTTATTTTAGCGTAGTGACATTTGCTATAGACGTACAACGTCAATGCATTTTTAATCACAGAGTATAAGTTTAAGATGTTGTCAACAGACTACAATGCGTATTTCTCACAGACGTAATACTAATTATACTAACGTGATATCCAGAAACGAAACTTACAGCTAAGTGTGACTACATTAAGGTGGCCATTCACGGGCGATCCATCGATACATTTGGCACGCTGTCGTTCCAAAACTCGTCCGTGAATGTGAAAACACTGTCGGTCCAAATGGATTGGCTCGGCGCGATGGAATTCCAACTGCGCGAAAGTCCATCGCGCCGAGTCAATTAGCGCGGCGTGAATACGCAGGCGGCGCGCTCGTAAATGCGGAAAACCAACGGTCCGGTCGGTCTGAGCCATCGTGCCGTACGGTTTGCTCGCTCGTGAATGGTGTTACTCGCGAGCCAAACACGCCATTTTGATTTCTGTTTGCGTTTAGCCGTTGGACGAGAAGCACGTGACgcattgtaaatttaaattgttttcataATGACAAACCGTGACTTTgttaatcaatttatttataagtttagaGACCTGACGTGTTTGTGGGATGTAACAGATATATATTACCACAACAAACAAAAACGCGATGCAGCATTAGAGGTTTTgctaagtttttataaaaccaaATCGCCTAACGCCACTATTGACACAGTGAAAAAGAAACTTCAGGAACTAAGAGCTTCATTCAGGAaagagtttaataaagaaagtacttataattataacctagctgtttattatttcaggCCATGAGAACCATAGTGGCTTAATTCAATTGACAAGTATTTTGAGTaccatagaaaataaaaacagtatttttttaatcaactagCACTCTTCAGGATACATactttttactaattttatgttttatttgaccaaattatgattttaatagtgagaaaatagatttattgttatttttctatattctattcagttcaaaaagtttaaaataggTAGGTTCATCTATTCGCATATAATTTCTCCAGTCAGTTGGCTCCAAAGTCAAttcctttattaaatttatgtgaCTGAGTCGCGATCTTTTTAGCAACCAATCCTTACACCACTTTATTTTTGgcttccttttttttaaaactatacaaaTCGCTATGGCCGATAAATAAAACTCATCTTCTGAATTGAAGTTCATTATGAACACGTCCGGTGCTATCGACGCCTACACTCAAAATGATCAAATGGAACGGCTCGCTGGCGCGTTCGTGAATGGCATCAATTTGGCTCGGCACGACGTCGAGTATCGAGCCAGTGGCGCGAAAGCCATATGGATTGACCGTGAATGGCCACCTTTAGgatgtaataatatgtttgtgtatatattttgtttttaaccaGCTTATCCCTTTATTTCCTTCTGATGTCTTTGTTTTCTCGCGTgtagtttcccaacctttCACTTGAATTTGGCATGGCAAGTTAAAATTAGTGCTATAATATCTGTCTCTTTGAAAGGTATAATTTGACCCCAACAGAAATCTCCCCCCCTTCCCCcctattttctataaatagtatCCCCCCGAGTTTGGGCTCAATTAATCCGTCTTGTTGAGAGGTATAATTTGGCTCCAACAGAAATCCCCCCCTCTCccccttattttttacaaacagTAACCCCCCCCCGAGTTTGGGCTCAAACAATCCGCCTTGTTGAGAGGTATAATTTGACTCCAATAGAAATCCCCCCCTCTCccccttattttttacaaacagTAATCCCCCCGAGTTTGGgctattaacatttttatcagCAACTGTTTGCTTCATTATTccttaaataatttctatgGGATTGCTATGATAAGGTGGGAGTTTTAAAACTTCATGGCCGtgcaattttattacttcatCTATCTCAGACATGTATTTTTTCACTACTTCAAGACtactatgttttttaaattatttgtagcTGTCTGTGGCAACCATGAAGTTTAAACCATAGATTATAGATAACAAAGTCAAAATGTGGCGTCTGTCTAGCGGTATTAAAGTTGACGTATGGTATGGtttaattgtattgaaatttgaaatcattttctgaaaattaattgaaatcattttctgataatttatatactaAATGTCTGGATATGGTGTGTAGTGTAGTGATTGTAATGTGGTTATACAAGGCCTGAGACTAGGTTTGTGATATAATTAGAATTGACAATGTCGAATGAAATGGCGGTTGGTGATAAGGTGTCAAAGGATGCTACTGTTTGTAGTGATGAGGTTGTAGAAGAGGCTACACATACTGAACAGGTTTCACAACCCTCCTCAGATGCTTTGATGGAGGGATCTAATTAAGAAGCCAAGCCTGGTTTGTATGTTGGCCAAAACATAACCTAACATATCTGTTGACATCTTGATCATTATTTAGTAATAGCAAAAATTTATCCTaacattgtataaatataatgttaatattcatCAGCTATCATGGTATTGGTTATATGGTTTGTATGTTTGCTAATGaaacagttattttaaataactcttACTGTGCTAGATTTAAGGGATTTTATATAACTagcagatttttatttaaaattatagtaaagTAGTAATTTATTGAGAGAATTATGAATTGCTTATTGTTTCATAAGCTATGTATCCCCGActgaatatttataacaaactagctggcctggcgaacatcgtaccgcctaacagtcgattctttattttaaatactttttctactattcgggacaccggtctagctagtaagataaaaaacagaaagttgataagacaacaaatacattatgtcaaaaaataaaaatttaccttcccggaacccctccactaatacttgaactttatggtatggtattaaagttcaaattgacttttaagtattattacgaatcttttgtatgggaatatagcaaaagtgttgtttttagactttttcactcgatttttttaaatttttctgtcCGTAataaccatcctcgtacttcaaggaatattataaaaaaagaattggccaaattggtccaggcgttgttgagttatgcgcttaccaacactttttgagatttatttttatattatagattacaGGATACACAAAGTCAACTCACTGTACTTCGTGAGCTTTATTTGAGCTTTGATTTGAGATTTCCGctattaaatgaaatgaataTTGTTCCTTTAATTGCACATATTTTTCAGTGAATTATGGCATAAAGAAACAACTTTAACCCAAAATCTGTCTTCACTAAAAGAGGATTTGGCCAAGGCCGATCAAGCTCTGTGGTCTAGAGAGGTAAGTACTATGGTTCATTAAATGTATTAGTGTattaaatatgtgttttatagatttcaattaaaaacacattagttcttataatatgttaatttagAAACACTtggttttttggttttttcatagtctacaaatatttaaggtttaagaataactttatttctcataagaattgcatacaaaattcacttactgagaaacacatatttaaaactaagattaaaaattagaaattagagcgcacagatgtaggtacatatataaagtAACAAAACAGAACAGCACCAAAAATGTGGGTAGACATAATAAACTTGATCAGTCAACCAAGCAAAACACGGATGTACGAATTTGAGTTTTTACTAGATGTGGCATTGATGGCATAGTCTGATATAACaagtttacattgattattttaatttttttcataacactattttatttttagtttattcctatatttatatatttagggcATGTACAaggtttataaaacatttttacagactaaaatcacttttaggcagattttggtcaatatcaaATACAATTCTTTAACACCGTGAGGAGTGTTAgttaaagaggaaagatttgtaagtatatgataaatttaaaaactactggacctatttcaaattttatttcatcattagaatgttttagttatagttacatgttctttttagtttttttttgtatgtatgattttgtacattatggtaacgaagtgtaaataaataaatgttatctctgagtaaatatatttattattaaaatataaatttaaaaaaatgttcacACCCACGTGTGGGTCATCCAAGTCAGGAGTACAATACAGTATAAGTTAGACGTGTTTAGTTCAGTGGAGAATAAAAACTAGTGTGACAAAATCTGTTCATGTAACCTTCACTCTCCGTAGAGGAGACTGTCCGCCAGTAACTCTGTGCAATCAACAACTTCCGcaagaaaactgtgtaaaatACTTGGGAATACACCTTGATAGGAGACTCGTATGGAAACAACACATACAGAAGAAGAGAGAAGAAATCAACCTGAAATACAGAGGACTCTACTGGCTACTTGGCTGAAATTCCAAACTGTCAGTAGATAATAAGCTACTCATCTACGAAATGCTCTTGaaaccaaaatatataaaaacatcggAGATTCATGAGCACCTCAAAATCAGGACTGTCAAAGAGGAGATTCTTGATCTCCCTCGAGtatgaaatacagaaaaagGCTAGAAATGCATCCTTATAAGCTTGCCACGCAACTAATGGTTAGTTAGTAGTAGGCTTAAAAGGCGACAAATCCTAAGTCTTGATAGACACGGTTAAAAGAGAGTAGCAGTCTCGATGGAGATTTTGCTCTGAACGCCTAACAGCTCTCaacacatctgctcatagtctagctgactgattgcaagataaagacttataaaaaaaaataacttttcagATGGCGTCGGTCCCAATCGTTGCCGAGTTCTGGAGAGCTTAGTCGTCAGTTCGACTCCATAAGCTTCGAGTCCAGCAGTTCCTGTTACTCATCATGCAGCTGCAGTTACTGCCGGCTGAGGGACTGTGCGCATGGACACAAGGGACTAAGCTAAGTTTCATGTAACATATTGTTTAGCctgtttaaaactttatttaggTAATAACTTTGATTCTCGGTAAAGATTGTttgttaaaagtaaatatagaCATTACTAACatacaaacttttttgtgtatttgtgAAGGTTATATGTGTAGtacagttttattaattaagtatatcgcgtgaatatttttcagaacagggggcaaactgCTAAATTCTCATCTGACATCCTCCATCTCGACACCTGGCGTTCCACAATACAGCGCTTTTTAAGGCACTACCACtctgtggaaccagctgccagtAGATATGTATTTCCAAACCGATACGACTTAGgggcttcaagaaaagagcgttccaTTCCCATTCATACTATAAGTGCAACAATAATTCGTGGCTTGAGAGTAAAGTTTTGcttattcaaaaaataaagatgCCCTCTATTGGAAATCAGATGAACTTTGATCGAATACCTTAGCTATGGCTAAACGAAAGCATTCGTTTATTTCGGTAAGTTTGCAAGTTgccactagatggcgctatgCTACGATTGTTAAGgatatttaatcatattaaataagtttgatATTTAGAAATTGTCATTTTATCAGTCTCACGtagggatgtgacattctgcataaaaaaatcgattttttattaatcgatttttcttaaaaaaataatcgatttttttattaatcgattttttcctaatttttgaataaatttaaaaataaacaccctaaatattttatttttcatggttttcttaattaaaaataaacaataaaaattattgactGCCTATTATATGTATCTTGAATTTTGTGTTAGGCAGATGGTCAGTTATTGGATAGCTAGCGCCATCTCTCGAGGACGGTAAACATTctttaggt
Coding sequences within:
- the LOC125058681 gene encoding uncharacterized protein LOC125058681 — encoded protein: MSRSRKILSLCLEPNDHHNTVTDDLSIVAEDTQPKDVEENCDTSNKENTYYHINEPTTHIPNLQVECNRIENEDCNLQEPESTGEETDDSVKDRDYKLSSKKRSKNLVVSRQRSSSTSSTNSSSSSSSSSSSSSSSSSSSDTPSSNRNSPTSTSVLLSLNKQTNQDNNECLPSTSKEINLNSIHSPIPNETVVQGNFNTRKRRRGEAQWKQNITKVLRNSGLPYQTKSGRNISKKQMKPSCGEGCRLKCSYFLTDEIRIQIFDSYWALKDLEKQRLFIHKHIQQIEIKFRSTKAQKNRKINYAFYFEVEGSLKRVCKTMFKNTLDINDRTIRTVTEKSTGGFLKEDERGKHGKHYTVGDTIKNDIRNHIKRIPKIESHYLRAQTTREYIDGGKTISDLHRDYVNECKQDGRNFGNYVMYSRIFNGEFNLGFFVPKKDRCELCVAYENAVPESKLLLKKKYDEHLVDKVLSREEKKRDKIALKENKNLIVSVYDLQAVLQVPRGDVSVFYYKSKLNNMNFTISKLKAEESGKKKKRQQTEDDSYNGDTIVNNSITDCYFWHEGQGNRGSDEIGSCLLKYIEKELHDYEGDQLADIVFYSDNCCGQNKNKFIVGLYMYAILKFSNLNSITHKFLIAGHTQNEGDAIHSVIEKQIKRSLKTGPIYVPSQYVQIIKEAKKTGEPLRVNELSHTDFINLKRLVSDLGITTLNKLKISEVKMMMITKAAPNILKYKTSYTDIEWSETNLLSRNKKIIVPDLKQVYAAKIEIKERKKNDLMTLLLNNHIPSFYANFYNSL